CACAAGTGGTTACGTGAGCTATAGGCTTGCTTCCAAACTTATTTACAAAAGTATTTATTCCATGATCGTGACTAAAGATAATTGCACTATCAAAGCTATCATCTAATGCTTTTACTGTTTTCACAAGATAGCCATCACTAAAACTGTAGAGTTGTTTGCTAATTTTCAGATTAGCCATAGGATATCCAAAGTTTTCACAAAAAATTATTCCTGTTTGTAATGCTCTATTTGCACTACTAGAAATAAACACATCTGGCCTTTGAATATTTTTCGCTAAATATTTAGAAACTAAATGAGCATCATTAATTCCTCTTTCTTTTAGCGGTCTATCGTGATCTTTTACGCTTGTATATTTCCACGATGATTTAGCATGACGAACTATGTAAATTGTTTTCATTCAACTAAAAAAGAATGTTCAAATATAGTATTACGGAGCTAAACGTTCAAGCTTCCAGTTAAAATCTTTTTGTAATTCGTAACGAATTCTATCGTGAAGTCTGTTAGGACGTCCTTGCCAAAACTCTATTGAAATTGGCTTCACTATAAAACCTCCCCAATGTTTTGGTCTTGGTATCTCTTTGTTTTTAAACCTTTTCTCAAATTCAGCAAGATTATTTGACAACACTTTTCTATCTGCAACTACTTCGCTCTGATTTGATGCCCAAGCTCCTAACTTACTTCCATCTGGTCTAGATTCAAAATATCCATCAGATAAGTTCTCTGCGACTTTTTCTGCTGTTCCTTTTATGATAATTTGTCGCTCTAATCCTGCCCAAAAAAACGACAAACAAACATTTCCATTTTCTGTTATTGCTTTTCCTTTTTCAGAGTTATAATTAGTATAAAAAATAAAACCTTCGTGTGTATACTTTTTTAGTAAAACAACTCTAGTTTTTGGAAAACCGTCTAAACCGATTGACGCTATACTCATAGCGTTAGCTTCATCTACTAATTCAGAATCATTTGCTACTAAAAACCAATCTCTAAACAATTCTATAGGATTTTCTGGACAATTAGATTCTAACAATTCTGATTTCTCATACGACTTTCTGTAATCGCTTAAATCTTGTGACATTTGTATTTTTTTAGCTTTGTAAAAATACAATATAAATGCGAGTTCTTTATAAATAGTATACATTTGTTCATCTGAAAATAAAAGGTATGAATAACGATATTGCGGTAAGAATTTATAAAGCTATTCAATACATAGAAGAAAATAGTAACGCTAAACTTTTGTTAGAAGATGTAGCCTCTAAAGCTCATTTTTCTCCTTTTCATTTTCATCGTATTTTTAAAGCTATAACTGGCGAGACTTTTAATCATTTTATTGTTAGAAAGCGTATTGAAAAATCTGCCGATTATTTGCTTCACAAACCGGATAAAAGTATTTCTGAAATTGCTTTTTCTTCAGGCTTTAGTTCAATATCCACATTCTCTAGAACTTTCAAAAAGTTTTATGGAATGAGTCCTAAACAATTTCAAGAAAGCAGCTCGAGTAGATTTAGCAAGATTTGCAAAACAGAAAGCAAGAATGGTAAAATAGAAACTCAACTGGAACAATACATTTGTAACATGAATGAACATTTACAATTTATTGATCGTAACGCTAAAAAAATAGATACTGTTTTCATTAACGATATTGATGTAGCTTATGTTCCGCACATAGGACCTTTTGAAAATTTGGGAACTGCATTTCAAAAACTACTCCAGTGGGCTTACCCCAGAAACTTAATGAATGGGAAACATCAAATTATGTCAATTTATCATGATAGTCCAAAAATCACTGAACCTGATAAGCTAAAAGTTAGTGCATGTATTAGTCTAAATGGAATTAATATTGATACAACTGATATAAACACTCGAACTATTTCTTCAGGAAAATATATTGAAGCTAATTTTGAATTAGGAATGGATGAACTTCCTAACATGTGGGAAGGTATTTTCGTTTGGATTTTTAATAAAGGATATAAAATTAACAGTGAATTAGATCCTTTTGATATTTATCATAACGACTTTAATACGCATCCTCAAAAAAAATGTAATACTACTATTTATATTCCAGTACTCTAAAAAACAGTTCAGCTTATTTTTTTTACAACTCGGTATTTCTTTTTATGAAAAAGAAGAATACAAACACACCTTTGTGTCATCAAATAAAAAAACGACATGAAAACCAAACTATTTATTTTTTCTCTTTTAATGAGCTTTGTAACTTTTGCTCAAGTAGAAATTTCTGGTAAAGTTATAGACACTAAAGGAAATCCAATTCCTGGAGCAAATGTATATTTAGACGGAACTTATGACGGAGCCTCTACCGATGAAAATGGGAAATACAGCTTTACAACTTCTGAAGAAGGAACACAAACCATAGTAGTTTCATTTATCTCTTTTGAAACTTTTTACAAAACAGCCGTGTTAAGTAAACTAAATAATTTAGTGATAAAACTTAGAGAAGATATTAACACTTTAGATGCAGTTGTAATTAATGCAGGAAGTTTTGATGCTGGAGAAAAAGCAAGAGCTGTAGCTTTAAAACCTTTGGATATTGTTACCACTGCAAGTGCTTTAGGTGATGTTGTTGGAGCTTTTCAAACATTACCAGGAACCTCAGCTAATGATGAAGATGGTAGATTATTTGTTCGAGGGGGTGACGCAAATGAAACTCAAATGTTTATTGATGGAATTCGAGTTTTTAATCCTTTTGTTCCAACATCTAGCAATGTTCCAACTAGAGGACGTTTTTCTCCTTTTCTTTTTAAAGGAATGACTTTTTCTACTGGTGGTTATTCTGCTGAATACGGACAAGCGCTATCGAGCGTACTTACTTTAAATACTATTGATCAACCAGATCAAGAAAAAACTGAAATCCAATTAATGACAGTTGGTGCTGGAATTGGAAACACTCAAATTTGGGGTAAAAACTCTTTCAGTATAAATACTTCTTATATCAACTTAGCTCCATATCAAATTGCATTTCCAGGAAGAGAAGAATGGAATAAACCTTTTGAAGGTGCAAGTGGTGAAATGGTATATCGCTATCAACCAAATGAAGATGGATTATTAAAACTTTATAGTGCTTTTAACTATTCTAATTTAGATGTGATTCAGGAGGATATTAACTTCGCTAACGGTTTCAATTTTGCTTTACAAAACACCAACCTTTACTTTAATGGTTCGTACAAACAACGTTTAGGAAGCAGATGGTCTATTTCTGGAGGAATGAGTTATACTAATGAAAATACTGATTTTACTTTACAAGATAATCTGATAGATGATCAGGAAAATTCTGCTCACTTTAAAGTAAAAGTTTCTAAACGTTTTTCAAGTCGAATAAAACTAAACTTTGGTTCTGAATATTTTATCACAAACTTTAAAGAAAAGTTCACACTAAATAACACCAACTCTTTTAACTACGGATTTAATAATAATATTTTTGGAACATTTGCGGAAACAGATATTTTCTTTTCTAAAAAACTAGCAGCTAAAGTTGGACTTAGAGCCGAAAACAATGAGTTTTCTGATCAAATGACGTTTTCTCCAAGAGCTTCTTTAGCTTATAAATCAGGAGCTAAATCTCAATTCTCTTTTGCTTATGGTAAGTTTTACCAGAATCCGAGAAGTGAATATTTAAAATTTTCTACCGATTTAAATCCTGAAAATGCGACACATTACATTGCTAACTATCAATTTATGAAAGACAAGCAACAATTTAGAATTGAAGCTTACTACAAACAATATGATGACTTAGTTAAATTCGACGATCAGTTTGCTTCTCCTTCTTCAAATTTTGATAATAATGGAGATGGTTTTGCAAAAGGTGTAGATGTATTCTGGAGAGATAATAAGAATATTAAAAACTTAGATTACTGGGTATCGTACTCTTATTTAGACACAGAAAGAGATCATAGAAATTTCCCTACTAGAGCAACTCCAAATTTTGCATCATCACACAATGCTTCTGTAGTTGGTAAATATTGGGTTGATTCTTGGAAAACTCAACTTGGTGTTTCTTATAGATTTGCAACCGGTAGAACATATACAAATCCTAATAAAATCGGTTTTTTAAATGAAAAAACTAAGAATTATAATTCCGTAAGTTTAAACGCCGCTTACTTGATTAGCCAACAAAAGATATTATACATATCTGTAAACAATGTTTTAGGAACAGAAAACGTTTTTGGATATAATTACAGTAACCAACCGAACATGAACGGAACTTTTGAAAGACAAGCATTAAGACCTACAGCAGATCAATTCTTTTTTATCGGATTTTTCTGGTCTATTAGTGACGATAATAAAAGTAATCAGCTAGATAATATTTAATATAATTATCAGCAAACTATAAATAACAATAATCAAATCACAATTCGGTAACTAAAAATAACAACTCGGTAAGAATTTTGATTAAATAAAAATAAATCGAAAGATATTTGAAATGAATTTAAATCTTAAAACTATGCAAAGACTTATTTTACTCCTTTTCGTATTCGTGTTAAGCACTTTTTCAAGCATTTTAGCACAAGAAACATATTCCATTACTATTGATTTTTCTGGAATGAAATCAGACAAAGGTGATTTATACATTGCTCTGTATAACTCTGAAAACACTTTCTTAAAAACACCAATGAAAGGTGAAATCGTAAAAATAAGTGATAAGAAAGCTACAGCCGTTTTTAAAAACATTAAAGCAGGAAATTATGCAATTTCTGCTTTTCATGATGAAAATGATAATAAAAAAATGGACACTAAAATATTTGGTATTCCAAAAGAACCTATAGGAATTTCTAATGATGCCAAAGGATTTTTTGGGCCCCCAAAATATAAAGATGCACAATTCACTGTCGATAAAAATATTTCTTTAGCTATTACTATAAAATAAAAACGCTTATCATGAAAAAAATAATCACTTTATTATTATTAACTATATCATTTTCAATTTTTAGCCAATCGAAATACGATACAGGAATGCAAAAAGCTTTTGAACTTTGGGGAGCGAAAAAAAATGATCAAGCATCTCAATTATTTGAGAGAATCGCTAAAGCTGAACAAAATGAATGGTTACCGTCTTACTACGTGGCAACTATTGAAATATTAGGAAGTTTTGGTTTAAAAGATGAAGCTAAACTAAACTCTAAATTGAAAAGAGCACAAGAGTTTTTAGATATCGCCAAAAGTATTTCTCCTAAAAATCCTGAAATTATGATTAATCAAGCTTTATTAAATACAGCTTATATTGCTTTTGATGGACAAAAATATGGAATGACTTTATCTGGCAAAAATGCAGTTTTATATAACGAAGCTCTAAAATTAGCTCCAAAAAATCCTAGAGTTATTTTAGGAAAAGCTGAATGGGACATGGGAAGCGCAAAGTTTTTTGGTCAACCTACTGATCCGTATTGTAAAGATGTTGAAAAAGCCTTAGCCTTATTTGAAAAAGAAGAATTACCTAAATACTATCCTAAATATGGTAAAGAAAGAGCAGAAGAAATTTTGAAAAACTGTAGTCAAAATAAATAAAAACAAAAAAGAGCATTCTAACGAATGCTCTTTTTGTTTTGTATACTCTTTTATTTCTTGATAATTAGAGTATCTAATTTCATTTCTTTCTGTAACCATTTCTTTAATTCGATTTCCTTCTTTGCTACATAGTCTTTCTTCAATTTATTACTCCAAATTACAGTAGCTTCTGGAAGTGTATCGATTTTAATAAAATCTTTAGTAGACAATACTTTAGAAAAACGAATTTCCTGAATATCATTAAATCTAAGTTTAGCTCCACCAGCAATCTTACTAAAAGGAATACTACTTTTATCAGCTTTTTCTATTGTAGATGTTAATCCTGAAATTTCATTTTCTAACTCTTTGATCTTATCTTGTAACCCATTAATAACATAATCTTTTTGATCTAAGTTATTATATGCTCTTTCTAAAGATTTAGAAATATCATCTATACTTCTCGATTTATTACCAATTACTACAACATCGTAATCACTAATCTTATCATAATCTTTAACTTTCAGCTTTAAGTTTGTTTCAACAGCTGGTGCTATTTCTCCATTAAATCTTAATCTGATTTGTTTCTTTTCGTCATCTTTTCTTGGCTCACCATTTAACCATAAATTATCGTTATCTTCTACTTCTGTTTTTATATACTTGTCAAAACTTGCTTGCACAACAGTTTCTTTATAAACATTAATAAATGTTCTTACCGCTGGTACCATTACTAATAATGCGATTAAAGAAGCAATTTGAGCTACACGTTTTCTCTTTTTAGAATTTACATAACGAATCATTGTAAACCCTAATAACTTTAATACAATAAAGGTAGCTAAAGCAATAAAGATTGCATTAATGGTAAATAAATACATAGCTCCCAAAAAGTAATCTAAATTCCCTATCGCTAAACCATACCCTGCAGTACATAATGGTGGCATTAAAGCTGTAGCAATCGCAACTCCAAATATTACAGAGGCTATCGTTCCTTTTTTAGTTCGTGCGATAATTAAAGCTAAACCTCCAAAGAACGCAATTAAAACATCTCGAATATCTGGTTTTACACGCCCCATTAATTCGGATGTTTCTTCTCTTAAAGGAAACAGAAAAAAGAATAAAAATGCAGTGATTAAACTTAAAACAATCATTGTAGCCAAATTGACTAATGATTTTTTTAAGGTGTCTATATCATTTATTGCTAAAGACATTCCAACTCCTAAAATTGGTCCCATTAACGGAGATATTAACATGGCTCCGATTACTACTGCTGTTGAATTTGCATTTAAACCTATCGATGCAACAAAGATGGAACAAATTAAAATCCAAGCTGTAGCTCCTTTAAATGGAACGTCACCTTTTATAGCTTCTATAGTAGCTTCTTGATCTGTATCATGTTTAAAATCTAAAAGTTCATTCATGAACGTTTTAAAACTAGCCCACAAACCTTTAGCATCTTGCCTTACAGCTTCTTTAGACTTATCTATCGTTTCTTCCTGCTTATTTTCATCCATACTTTTGATTTATTTTTTGAGCGAAAGATACAAAAACATGTAGTATTTCATCTGAAAATTAAATACTTCAATTCATTTAATTCGAAATTTTCAAAAAACATTCATCTACAGTAATCAACCAATAATCTAAACTTAAATCCTCGTCGAATGAATAAAAAAACTTTTAACGCTCATTTTTTCTATTTTCATATCGCAATTTAGATTTCATGATGATAATGAGAAAATTAAACATATTATTTATCGACGACGACGAAGTAGAAAGAATGAAATTTTCTAGGGTTTGTAGACAAACTGATCACCCTACAGAAATAATTGAAGCTACTAATGGAGAAGATGCACTAGAGAAATTAAAAAACTCTTCATTATCTCAACTCATTTTTTTAGATTTGAATATGCCAAAAATGAATGGTATAGAATTTCTGGAAATACTAAAGGCTGATGAACGACTAAAATACATTCCTATAATAATTCTATCTAGCTCTGATAACATGCAGGATCTTAAAAGATGTTACGAACTTGGTATAGCAGGTTACATTTTAAAACCTATCCGTTACGAAGATTACAGCAAAAACATAACTACTATGTTAGATTATTGGACAAGTAGTGAATTAGTCGGTTAATTATGAAAGGAATCGTTTTTACAGAATTCTTAGATTTAGTAGAATCTAAATTTGGACTGGAGACAGTTCAACAAATCATTGATGAATCTGAATTGGAATCTAATGGAGTTTATACTTCTGTTGGAACTTACAAGTTTAATGAAATGGTATCTTTACTTACCAATTTGAGTAAAGCCACAAAAATAGCCCCCAACGATCTTCTTAGAGTATATGGTTTACATTTTTTTGATGCGTTAGTAAATAATTATGGATCTATCCTAAAATCATACAAAGGTCCAATTGAATTGTTATCTTCAATAGAAGGGCATATTCATGTTCAAGTACGTAAATTGTATCCAGATGCTGAATTACCGCAATTTGAAACTTTAGAGCAAACCGATGAAAAACTAGTTTTAATATATCGTTCTTCAAGATCGCTTTATCCATTTGCCCACGGACTAATGGAAAAGAGTTTTGAACACTATGGCCAAAACTGTGATATTAAACATGAACTACTCAAAGAAGATGGTTCAGAAGTACGTTTTGAAATCGTTAAAAAATGAGTGATGCTAAAATAGCTCTATTAGAGAAAGCTCTTAATAGAGAAAGACTAGCTAGAAAAGCTGCAGAAAAAATCCTTGAAGACAAATCTCTAGAACTTTATCAAACCAATCAGAATTTAAGAAACGTTCTTAGTGAAAAAGAAATACACTTAGAAAGTTTATTTAAAACTATTGTTGATCCTTATATATTAATGGATTTGTATGGTAATGTTCTAAAAATGAATGATGCTTCTCAAAACTTCTTTGGTTATACTGATACTTTTAATGTAACAAAAAGTTTATATAAAGAAGATGTTCCTTATGCAATGGAGTCTTATGCCACTTTATTAAAACAAGGAACATTTAAAAACTTTAGAGCCAGAGTATATAATAAAGATAAGGAGCTTCGCTGGATAGAAATAAACTCTAGTTTAGTCTATAACGAAGCCAATGAACCTGTTTTTGCTCATGGTATTGTTAGAGATATTACAGAAGATTTAACAGCTCAAAAAGAAAGAGAAGAATTACTAAATCATCTTACTATTAGTAATAAAGAGCTTAATGACTTTGCTCACGTTGTTTCTCACGATTTAAAAGCACCGCTGAGAAGTATGAATGCTTTAGTAACTTGGCTACATGAAGATTTTAGTCAAATTACTGATAATGAAGACATCGAAAAAAACTTCCAACTTTTAATTAAGAAGATCGATAAAATGGATCATTTAATTAATGGAATTTTAAAATATGCCGGGGTTGATAAAATTGAACGAGCTGATCGTCAAGTAGATTTAGATTTTGTTGTTGGTGAAATAACAGAAACTATTCATGTGCCCAATCATGTAAAAATTGATATTCCTTACAAGCTACCTACAATTCGTGGAGATAAATTTAGATTACATCAACTTTTTCAAAATTTAATTAGTAATGCTATTAAGTACGCTAAGGAAGATAATGGCTTAGTTACTGTAAGTTATACTGATAAAGAAGAATACTGGGAGTTTAGAATACAAGATAACGGTAAGGGAATTGAAGAAAAATACCACAAAAAAATATTTGACATTTTTCAAACGTTAGACGATCATCATAATTCTACAGGTATAGGTTTGGCTATTGTAACAAAGATTATTGCACTATATCAAGGTAAAATTTGGGTAGAGTCTGAACTCGGTAAAGGAGCTACATTTATTTTTCTTTTACCCAAATAATATATTATTTGTTTTACACTAAATAATTCACTTCATTTCATACCTTCTTAAAACTATACACAAATATAGCTTTAGTAATTGCGTATATACATCGTAAGTATTCTCTGTAAAGCACTAATTATATTTTAGCGCCTTATAGTTTGAAACTTTAATTTAAATATAGAAGTATATGCACAAGTTTATTGTTAACCAAGAAGCACTAATGAAAAATGTATTCATTAAAGATGATACTATTTTAGCTTCAGATGAAAATTATGAAAATGAAGAAACCTTCTTAGACAAAGTAAACACCCAAAAAAAATCATTTTTAGATACTCATATTCATATCAAAATTAAAGAGATCACAAAGTTTATCTTAGAAGAAAAAGAGTTAGCCATCCAATTGTTCTTCAAAAAAGGAAATAAGAACTCTAAAACATACTTTCAATTTAACGATATTTCAGAGTATACTGCCGTAAAAGAATACTTCTTATACACTACTAATTTTTCCTTAAAGAAAGAATCATCGAACTCTTTTTCTTCATGGATTAAACAAGCACTATATACAATAATCGCTTTT
This genomic stretch from Tenacibaculum jejuense harbors:
- a CDS encoding TonB-dependent receptor, whose protein sequence is MKTKLFIFSLLMSFVTFAQVEISGKVIDTKGNPIPGANVYLDGTYDGASTDENGKYSFTTSEEGTQTIVVSFISFETFYKTAVLSKLNNLVIKLREDINTLDAVVINAGSFDAGEKARAVALKPLDIVTTASALGDVVGAFQTLPGTSANDEDGRLFVRGGDANETQMFIDGIRVFNPFVPTSSNVPTRGRFSPFLFKGMTFSTGGYSAEYGQALSSVLTLNTIDQPDQEKTEIQLMTVGAGIGNTQIWGKNSFSINTSYINLAPYQIAFPGREEWNKPFEGASGEMVYRYQPNEDGLLKLYSAFNYSNLDVIQEDINFANGFNFALQNTNLYFNGSYKQRLGSRWSISGGMSYTNENTDFTLQDNLIDDQENSAHFKVKVSKRFSSRIKLNFGSEYFITNFKEKFTLNNTNSFNYGFNNNIFGTFAETDIFFSKKLAAKVGLRAENNEFSDQMTFSPRASLAYKSGAKSQFSFAYGKFYQNPRSEYLKFSTDLNPENATHYIANYQFMKDKQQFRIEAYYKQYDDLVKFDDQFASPSSNFDNNGDGFAKGVDVFWRDNKNIKNLDYWVSYSYLDTERDHRNFPTRATPNFASSHNASVVGKYWVDSWKTQLGVSYRFATGRTYTNPNKIGFLNEKTKNYNSVSLNAAYLISQQKILYISVNNVLGTENVFGYNYSNQPNMNGTFERQALRPTADQFFFIGFFWSISDDNKSNQLDNI
- a CDS encoding response regulator, which encodes MRKLNILFIDDDEVERMKFSRVCRQTDHPTEIIEATNGEDALEKLKNSSLSQLIFLDLNMPKMNGIEFLEILKADERLKYIPIIILSSSDNMQDLKRCYELGIAGYILKPIRYEDYSKNITTMLDYWTSSELVG
- a CDS encoding DUF2141 domain-containing protein; this translates as MQRLILLLFVFVLSTFSSILAQETYSITIDFSGMKSDKGDLYIALYNSENTFLKTPMKGEIVKISDKKATAVFKNIKAGNYAISAFHDENDNKKMDTKIFGIPKEPIGISNDAKGFFGPPKYKDAQFTVDKNISLAITIK
- the pdxH gene encoding pyridoxamine 5'-phosphate oxidase, with the translated sequence MSQDLSDYRKSYEKSELLESNCPENPIELFRDWFLVANDSELVDEANAMSIASIGLDGFPKTRVVLLKKYTHEGFIFYTNYNSEKGKAITENGNVCLSFFWAGLERQIIIKGTAEKVAENLSDGYFESRPDGSKLGAWASNQSEVVADRKVLSNNLAEFEKRFKNKEIPRPKHWGGFIVKPISIEFWQGRPNRLHDRIRYELQKDFNWKLERLAP
- a CDS encoding DUF389 domain-containing protein — encoded protein: MDENKQEETIDKSKEAVRQDAKGLWASFKTFMNELLDFKHDTDQEATIEAIKGDVPFKGATAWILICSIFVASIGLNANSTAVVIGAMLISPLMGPILGVGMSLAINDIDTLKKSLVNLATMIVLSLITAFLFFFLFPLREETSELMGRVKPDIRDVLIAFFGGLALIIARTKKGTIASVIFGVAIATALMPPLCTAGYGLAIGNLDYFLGAMYLFTINAIFIALATFIVLKLLGFTMIRYVNSKKRKRVAQIASLIALLVMVPAVRTFINVYKETVVQASFDKYIKTEVEDNDNLWLNGEPRKDDEKKQIRLRFNGEIAPAVETNLKLKVKDYDKISDYDVVVIGNKSRSIDDISKSLERAYNNLDQKDYVINGLQDKIKELENEISGLTSTIEKADKSSIPFSKIAGGAKLRFNDIQEIRFSKVLSTKDFIKIDTLPEATVIWSNKLKKDYVAKKEIELKKWLQKEMKLDTLIIKK
- a CDS encoding AraC family transcriptional regulator, which produces MNNDIAVRIYKAIQYIEENSNAKLLLEDVASKAHFSPFHFHRIFKAITGETFNHFIVRKRIEKSADYLLHKPDKSISEIAFSSGFSSISTFSRTFKKFYGMSPKQFQESSSSRFSKICKTESKNGKIETQLEQYICNMNEHLQFIDRNAKKIDTVFINDIDVAYVPHIGPFENLGTAFQKLLQWAYPRNLMNGKHQIMSIYHDSPKITEPDKLKVSACISLNGINIDTTDINTRTISSGKYIEANFELGMDELPNMWEGIFVWIFNKGYKINSELDPFDIYHNDFNTHPQKKCNTTIYIPVL
- a CDS encoding heme NO-binding domain-containing protein, translated to MKGIVFTEFLDLVESKFGLETVQQIIDESELESNGVYTSVGTYKFNEMVSLLTNLSKATKIAPNDLLRVYGLHFFDALVNNYGSILKSYKGPIELLSSIEGHIHVQVRKLYPDAELPQFETLEQTDEKLVLIYRSSRSLYPFAHGLMEKSFEHYGQNCDIKHELLKEDGSEVRFEIVKK
- a CDS encoding sensor histidine kinase — encoded protein: MSDAKIALLEKALNRERLARKAAEKILEDKSLELYQTNQNLRNVLSEKEIHLESLFKTIVDPYILMDLYGNVLKMNDASQNFFGYTDTFNVTKSLYKEDVPYAMESYATLLKQGTFKNFRARVYNKDKELRWIEINSSLVYNEANEPVFAHGIVRDITEDLTAQKEREELLNHLTISNKELNDFAHVVSHDLKAPLRSMNALVTWLHEDFSQITDNEDIEKNFQLLIKKIDKMDHLINGILKYAGVDKIERADRQVDLDFVVGEITETIHVPNHVKIDIPYKLPTIRGDKFRLHQLFQNLISNAIKYAKEDNGLVTVSYTDKEEYWEFRIQDNGKGIEEKYHKKIFDIFQTLDDHHNSTGIGLAIVTKIIALYQGKIWVESELGKGATFIFLLPK
- a CDS encoding SixA phosphatase family protein, whose protein sequence is MKTIYIVRHAKSSWKYTSVKDHDRPLKERGINDAHLVSKYLAKNIQRPDVFISSSANRALQTGIIFCENFGYPMANLKISKQLYSFSDGYLVKTVKALDDSFDSAIIFSHDHGINTFVNKFGSKPIAHVTTCGVVGIQFKEKHWKDIKKGATVLVEFPKYHK